A region of Carassius auratus strain Wakin chromosome 23, ASM336829v1, whole genome shotgun sequence DNA encodes the following proteins:
- the LOC113041656 gene encoding protein FAM160A1-like, translating to MLASVVSGNNGGRALTLKGVDPETCMIVFKNHWTQVLRILEKHDPVRASGVALRFGPIPGDEASAVQNYVEHMLFLLMEEESGQGGAMGTILEFVVVENVMEKLFLWSLRREFTDDMKLEQLRMYKMLVAQAKQPLLHHKPILKPLMMLLSACSNSSTMGPSSSCTVGPKSSSSAAGLTCAMGPNSSAVEVELVSLLHQLCHALVKEASVLELFFHSSQDQGAANFLLFSLLIPFIHRDGTVGVQARDALTLIMSLSSQNALVAKHIVENTYFCPVLATGLSGLYSGLPAKLEVYSEGWFCLERHDWLQLPALLQFLNSLHFCSTVCKVAHCSIRDQLLGYIYNGFLVPVMAPALHKLTLEEVMTTTAYLELFLRSISDSALLQTFLIFILRYRHDNVSILDTLVSRINTPFQLGTVSLALFRTLIGLYCEDVMLQLILRYLLPCSHLTHAERLRLRERDCYSITASALLSLTPSFFIPKPCSSPPQTPKPDYILWSKVTEGLLRGNMGMEDLFSGGDTVGCSRINASEPLMHKNYLQYLYDARRSVCTTVQACDVWSAPYDGLNPSPDEYQDEDEDERLPHSTPPPQTPTPHPPSETSSTGDRERVGTLLELEWDDTYDAAPDREPTPDVPDEPPKHIQEMRKNAIMLIKGSYIEESEFQDDVLVYNLIAQKDACDDRRMFVKNGLNKATHNHYINNNLMHTNRTPNQNHAEHPESDPIVNGRGFEEQTLELEGDVAHLDHNCNESKTSEAAGDDFISQCLELIRDLGGEEDSVVEDEEQLQRLQDLLHGDEEEELDFNCFCEECEGEDDADEDPNKAESRKHGISFTGPFISVLLSRLENMLENSIEVNLLLTGILAQLATYPQPLLRGFILNTRPASQTGTRSLYQVLLSVACQIEQYAASNPDFPELVCEAAQFLLLKDQALKEQEREVHLQENAGWFLNGHVSGRPHTPLPPCPKIPPHLRNRVFTTFLFAEFLKELAAIAQEHSILPERTAEE from the exons ATGCTGGCCTCGGTGGTCTCCGGTAATAACGGAGGGCGAGCGCTGACCCTGAAGGGCGTTGACCCAGAAACATGTATGATCGTCTTCAAAAACCACTGGACACAG GTTCTGAGGATCCTGGAGAAGCATGATCCAGTTCGCGCCAGTGGCGTTGCTCTCCGGTTTGGTCCGATCCCCGGCGACGAGGCGAGTGCCGTGCAGAACTACGTGGAGCACATGCTCTTCCTGCTGATGGAGGAAGAGAGCGGTCAGGGTGGGGCCATGGGGACCATCCTGGAGTTCGTGGTGGTGGAGAACGTGATGGAAAAGCTATTTCTGTGGAGTCTGCGGCGCGAGTTCACCGACGACATGAAGCTGGAGCAGCTACGCATGTACAAGATGCTGGTGGCTCAAGCCAAACAACCGCTGCTACACCACAAACCCATCCTCAAACCTTTGATGATGCTGCTGTCTGCTTGCTCCAACTCCTCCACCATGGGGCCCTCATCCTCCTGCACCGTGGGGCCCAAAAGCAGCAGCTCTGCCGCAGGGCTCACCTGCGCCATGGGACCCAACAGCTCTGCGGTGGAGGTGGAGCTGGTGTCTCTGCTGCATCAGCTGTGCCATGCACTGGTCAAGGAAGCCTCAGTTCTGGAGCTGTTCTTCCACAGCAGTCAGGATCAGGGAGCCGCCAACTTCCTGCTCTTTTCTCTGCTCATCCCGTTCATCCACCGTGACGGGACGGTGGGAGTCCAGGCCAGAGACGCCCTCACCCTCATCATGAGCCTCTCTTCTCAGAACGCCCTTGTGGCCAAACACATCGTGGAGAACACATACTTCTGCCCG gtgttggCCACGGGTCTCAGCGGACTGTATTCGGGTCTGCCGGCTAAACTGGAGGTTTACAGCGAGGGCTGGTTCTGTCTGGAGAGACACGACTGGCTGCAGCTTCCAGCGCTGTTACAGTTCCTCAACTCACTGCACTTCTGCAGCACTGTGTgcaag gtggctCACTGCTCTATCAGAGACCAGCTCCTGGGCTACATCTACAATGGTTTTCTCGTTCCTGTCATGGCTCCTGCGCTTCATAAG CTGACTCTGGAGGAAGTGATGACGACGACGGCGTATCTGGAGCTCTTCCTGCGCAGCATCTCTGACTCCGCCCTCCTCCAGaccttcctcatcttcatcctcagaTATCGCCATGACAACGTCAGCATCCTGGACACGCTGGTCAGCAGGATCAACACGCcgtttcag ctCGGTACCGTCTCTCTGGCTCTGTTCCGGACTCTGATTGGTCTGTATTGTGAAGATGTCATGCTGCAGTTAATTCTCAG GTATCTGCTCCCGTGTTCTCACCTGACGCACGCTGAGAGACTGCGGCTGCGAGAGAGAGACTGTTACTCCATCACTGCATCTGCGCTGTTGTCGCTCACACCCTCCTTCTTCATTCCCAAACCCTGCTCTTCTCCACCACAGACGCCCAAACCCGACTACATCCTCTGGTCAAAGGTCACAGAGGGACTGCTGAGGGGCAACATGG GAATGGAGGATCTGTTCTCAGGGGGAGATACCGTCGGATGCTCCCGAATAAATGCTTCCGAGCCGCTTATGCACAAGAACTATCTTCAGTATCTGTATGATGCTCGCAGATCCGTCTGTACGACGGTCCAAGCGTGCGACGTGTGGTCGGCTCCGTACGATGGTCTCAATCCGTCCCCGGACGAGTATCAGGACGAGGATGAGGACGAGCGTCTTCCTCACTCTACTCCACCTCCTCAAACGCCGACTCCTCATCCGCCTTCGGAAACCAGCTCCACCGGCGACCGCGAGCGAGTCGGGACGCTACTCGAGCTGGAATGGGACGATACGTACGACGCCGCGCCTGACAGGGAACCGACGCCCGACGTCCCGGACGAGCCCCCGAAACACATTCAGGAAATGCGTAAAAATGCCATCATGCTGATTAAAGGATCTTATATAGAGGAGTCGGAATTTCAGGACGACGTGTTGGTTTATAATCTGATCGCGCAAAAAGACGCTTGCGACGACCGGCGGATGTTCGTCAAAAACGGCTTGAATAAAGCAACCCACAATCACTACATAAACAACAATCTGATGCACACTAATCGCACACCAAACCAAAACCACGCGGAACATCCAGAATCCGATCCGATTGTGAACGGACGTGGTTTTGAGGAGCAGACACTGGAATTAGAGGGCGATGTTGCGCATCTGGACCACAACTGCAATGAGAGCAAAACGTCCGAAGCCGCGGGAGACGACTTCATCTCTCAGtgtctggagctgattcgggatCTGGGCGGAGAGGAAGACTCTGTCGTGGAGGATGAAGAGCAGCTCCAGCGGCTGCAGGATCTCCTGCATGGGGACGAGGAAGAGGAGCTGGACTTTAACTGCTTCTGTGAGGAGTGTGAGGGTGAAGACGATGCAGATGAAGACCCGAATAAAGCCGAGAGCAGGAAACATGGGATCTCGTTTACAG GGCCGTTCATCAGCGTCCTGCTGTCCCGTCTGGAGAACATGCTGGAGAACTCCATTGAAGTCAACCTGCTGCTTACGGGGATTTTAGCGCAGCTGGCCACATATCCACAACCTCTGCTGCGAGGATTCATCCTGAACACCAGACCTGCGTCTCAGACCGGCACACGCTCACTCTATCAG GTTCTGCTGTCGGTGGCTTGTCAGATTGAACAATATGCAGCGTCCAATCCAGATTTCCCTGAGCTGGTCTGTGAAGCCGCTCAGTTCCTGCTGCTCAAAGATCAGGCTTTAAAAGAGCAAG AGCGAGAAGTCCACCTGCAAGAAAACGCCGGCTGGTTCCTGAATGGCCACGTCTCGGGTCGTCCACACACACCTCTTCCTCCCTGTCCCAAAATCCCTCCGCACCTGCGGAACAGAGTGTTCACTACGTTTCTGTTCGCTGAGTTCCTGAAGGAGTTGGCGGCCATCGCGCAAGAGCACTCCATATTACCTGAGCGAACTGCGGAGGAGTAA